In Treponema vincentii, a single window of DNA contains:
- a CDS encoding DUF5312 family protein: MFDFINTLITLIKDFFEGLFFSSSPEYQKKRQLKGYAAELKKLNPPLYHTGKILLPAFGSLLYQLYHFLQPVKAILDKTVNSPDIRASEKYQDLFFEAILSEEQVKQHRSFTFQARSQLLSKCKNYQETEHTLQEQIHSFKNFIRLFHTPAFKTREQELIKLFYLSDLCDFDYASFLNQFNNNLQLNTAGPASISQDNFEEVFAGDVIKNLLDFQFIVRHVSITQTTINDVIFLARSLGNFTDETGVKLEKTLNMVENLLANQLKRTTIPIMLKLIKEDPNFKEKVTVSESKPLQEYIDRSSEIFQADSKRLLKITKENNITGLIEKCFGSGQLKPLEGYNDTVNDAIQNLSPISFDWVKPIQLLKAFTEMYFEAHYKTFLKSLLIEGFFVNKQVEGQYAAIYRSCEMLSSKIANFEQLFKPKGQCNLLEIQGYIAEIEKGKDMKKQLQKIVDIANMQAKTIVQNGSKSYADLYIFTEHLLEDIKAPTSELITNIKALVVSSKNKESFIRLEQDRHIFAMFLEIMKNYAVFGSIEKGKPGAPIPTAAPNAGAAVKPMQK; the protein is encoded by the coding sequence ATGTTTGATTTTATCAATACTCTTATTACGTTAATAAAGGATTTTTTTGAAGGTCTCTTTTTTTCCTCATCACCGGAGTATCAAAAGAAGCGGCAGCTTAAAGGGTATGCTGCAGAACTCAAAAAGCTGAATCCGCCGTTATACCATACCGGAAAAATACTACTCCCGGCGTTCGGTTCGCTGTTGTATCAGCTGTATCATTTTTTACAACCGGTGAAAGCGATTCTGGACAAGACGGTTAATTCCCCTGATATACGCGCGTCCGAAAAATATCAAGACCTTTTTTTTGAGGCGATCTTGTCGGAAGAGCAGGTAAAACAACATCGGAGTTTTACCTTTCAAGCCCGGAGCCAGCTCTTATCAAAGTGTAAAAACTATCAAGAAACGGAACATACACTGCAAGAGCAAATACATAGTTTTAAAAATTTTATCCGCTTGTTTCATACACCCGCATTTAAGACCCGTGAACAGGAGTTGATCAAACTCTTTTATCTTTCCGATTTGTGCGATTTTGACTATGCGTCTTTTCTCAATCAATTTAACAATAACTTGCAGCTCAATACGGCTGGACCGGCATCGATTTCTCAGGATAATTTTGAAGAAGTATTTGCCGGCGATGTGATAAAGAATTTGTTGGACTTCCAATTTATCGTACGGCATGTTTCTATTACACAGACGACAATCAACGATGTCATTTTTCTGGCGCGGAGTTTAGGGAATTTTACCGACGAGACAGGAGTAAAACTGGAAAAAACGCTGAATATGGTCGAAAATCTTCTCGCAAATCAGCTGAAGCGGACAACGATACCGATAATGTTGAAATTGATTAAAGAAGATCCCAATTTTAAAGAAAAGGTAACCGTTTCCGAATCAAAACCTCTGCAGGAGTATATTGATCGAAGTAGTGAGATTTTCCAAGCAGATTCAAAACGCCTATTAAAAATCACCAAAGAAAATAATATAACAGGCTTAATAGAAAAATGCTTCGGTAGTGGTCAGTTGAAACCGTTGGAAGGATATAATGATACAGTTAATGACGCTATTCAAAATCTTTCACCGATTTCCTTTGATTGGGTTAAACCGATACAATTATTAAAAGCGTTTACCGAAATGTATTTTGAAGCGCACTACAAAACTTTTTTAAAATCTCTGTTGATTGAAGGCTTTTTTGTGAACAAACAGGTCGAAGGGCAATATGCGGCAATCTATCGTTCCTGCGAAATGCTATCGAGTAAAATAGCTAATTTTGAACAGCTTTTTAAGCCGAAGGGGCAATGTAATCTCCTTGAAATTCAAGGTTATATTGCAGAGATTGAGAAAGGTAAAGATATGAAAAAACAGTTGCAGAAAATCGTTGATATTGCAAATATGCAGGCAAAGACTATCGTACAAAACGGAAGTAAATCCTATGCCGATCTGTATATTTTTACCGAACACTTGCTGGAGGATATAAAAGCGCCTACCTCCGAATTGATTACAAACATAAAAGCTCTTGTCGTCAGTTCTAAAAATAAGGAATCCTTTATTCGTTTGGAACAGGATCGGCACATCTTTGCTATGTTCCTTGAAATAATGAAAAACTATGCGGTATTCGGTTCTATAGAAAAAGGGAAACCGGGAGCGCCTATTCCTACTGCCGCACCGAATGCAGGGGCTGCGGTAAAACCGATGCAGAAATAA
- a CDS encoding extracellular solute-binding protein, which translates to MKKFLFIAAFVSCMLSACKNAEDSIAVIWTNRTEFISYCEAFNNAQSRYKITVSYKETPSDALMAASEQPDIVIGLWLRGDETRAKFTKLGGLLSKKKIDPDIFYPLLFELGNIDGSQYLLPVSFNLPTIIFSASQKNLVKTNFTLSLEEMRELAAAYNTKNGSEYTKMGFSPRWDTDFLYVTAQGLDVSFEETKNLFSWNDKMLQELITYTRRWSEEVNTNAAAEDEFKFKYLYDPPYTLITNERCLFWYLPSDKLLALNNERLKSLDYRWMSYNGKTPVQDEIIYAGICKKAKNAAAARAFLLWFFNEESQKDMLARSQTDNMIAPSFGLAGGFSAVKNVTENIFPVYYPLLLKHSPQTDDFSAPHILPHNWLLLKKEIIFPYLRDQTRMFSGSEKPLSLNRRISDWYKKPR; encoded by the coding sequence ATGAAAAAATTCCTTTTTATTGCAGCGTTTGTAAGTTGTATGCTATCTGCGTGCAAAAATGCCGAGGATTCGATTGCCGTTATTTGGACTAACCGTACTGAATTCATCTCTTATTGTGAGGCTTTTAACAACGCCCAAAGCCGTTACAAAATAACCGTCAGTTATAAAGAAACTCCTTCTGATGCTTTAATGGCAGCATCAGAACAGCCTGATATCGTTATTGGGCTATGGCTAAGAGGCGACGAAACACGGGCAAAATTCACTAAATTGGGAGGGCTGCTTTCTAAAAAGAAAATCGATCCGGATATTTTTTATCCGTTATTATTTGAATTGGGAAATATTGATGGGTCACAGTACCTCCTACCGGTCAGCTTTAATTTACCGACTATTATCTTTTCCGCATCGCAAAAAAATTTAGTAAAAACAAATTTTACACTTTCCCTTGAGGAGATGAGGGAACTTGCTGCAGCGTATAACACAAAAAACGGATCGGAATATACTAAAATGGGGTTTTCTCCTCGCTGGGATACAGATTTTCTCTATGTTACCGCACAAGGCCTTGATGTATCTTTTGAAGAAACAAAAAACCTCTTTTCGTGGAACGATAAAATGCTGCAGGAATTGATTACATACACGCGCCGGTGGTCGGAAGAGGTCAATACAAACGCTGCAGCTGAAGATGAATTCAAATTTAAATATCTCTACGATCCGCCATATACATTGATTACAAATGAACGATGCCTATTTTGGTACCTACCGAGCGATAAACTGTTGGCATTAAATAACGAAAGATTAAAATCGCTTGATTATCGGTGGATGAGTTACAACGGCAAAACACCGGTACAGGACGAAATTATATATGCAGGAATTTGTAAGAAGGCAAAAAATGCAGCAGCGGCACGGGCTTTTCTGCTTTGGTTCTTCAATGAAGAAAGTCAAAAAGATATGCTCGCCCGATCTCAAACCGATAATATGATCGCTCCTTCTTTCGGATTAGCTGGGGGATTTTCTGCTGTAAAGAACGTAACCGAAAATATTTTCCCTGTCTATTATCCCCTTTTGCTCAAGCATTCGCCGCAAACCGATGATTTTTCTGCGCCACATATCTTACCCCATAACTGGCTGCTACTTAAAAAGGAAATAATCTTTCCATACTTACGGGATCAAACACGAATGTTTTCCGGCAGTGAAAAACCGCTGTCACTCAACAGACGGATATCTGATTGGTATAAAAAACCCCGCTAA
- a CDS encoding SH3 domain-containing protein, translating to MKKLHHFYNTASAVFILALSCFVIFTITGCSKKIGYGVVNWSIPEYNLTASDVVPILVRSNISKVYIAELNNQKIEIPLWQLTFCSSKREAEAYIKKTSEYRSVYAAVKLDGLPLRSTPDNTGKQVYRLRESQIVKVLWKGEGTPVVARDKPLEGDWLYVMTNDGTRGWCFSYNLFTYDEGEPSVARQTTETAADEILTSILKSRWYPEYYRDMIRKKQIDPERMTENFGFFPGEGTGIARIMLKDEQLAFSYTGIIKNRMGAYQFEGSPLLLQIRDSDTIAVNYTDGKGRVQILYFITLKEDPRELVQAEVERRNVALQTLVTTSPVFNSVNYGVLQFLGGERFRWSGYQVLSPTIIPKGAGDSGSVAIRYFISAKLKTEYMGILSFKFDGSADWIDFFYTVSKQGVKLEYVQPENITDGVAAVRNLNPVILFFGTEGTED from the coding sequence ATGAAAAAATTACATCATTTTTACAATACTGCGTCTGCCGTATTCATTTTAGCGCTCTCTTGTTTCGTTATTTTTACGATAACCGGCTGTTCAAAAAAAATCGGTTACGGTGTCGTCAACTGGTCTATCCCCGAATATAATCTAACGGCATCGGATGTAGTGCCGATCCTCGTCCGTTCAAATATCTCGAAGGTGTATATTGCTGAGCTGAATAATCAAAAGATAGAGATTCCGCTCTGGCAGCTCACTTTTTGTTCTTCAAAACGCGAAGCGGAAGCATATATCAAAAAGACTTCCGAGTATCGCTCTGTGTATGCCGCGGTGAAATTGGATGGCTTGCCGCTTCGATCTACTCCCGATAATACGGGCAAGCAGGTATATCGTTTGCGTGAAAGTCAGATTGTAAAGGTTCTTTGGAAAGGAGAAGGCACTCCGGTCGTTGCACGGGATAAGCCTTTGGAAGGTGATTGGCTCTATGTGATGACCAACGATGGCACTCGCGGTTGGTGTTTTTCCTATAATCTTTTTACGTATGATGAAGGAGAACCTTCTGTCGCACGGCAGACCACGGAAACTGCAGCGGATGAAATTCTTACAAGCATCTTAAAAAGCCGGTGGTATCCCGAATATTACCGCGATATGATTCGAAAAAAACAAATTGATCCCGAGCGGATGACGGAGAACTTCGGCTTTTTTCCCGGTGAAGGAACCGGCATCGCACGTATTATGCTGAAAGATGAGCAACTTGCTTTCTCTTATACCGGTATCATAAAAAACCGGATGGGTGCCTATCAGTTTGAAGGTTCCCCGCTCCTGTTGCAAATCAGAGACTCGGATACGATTGCCGTCAATTATACTGATGGTAAGGGGCGGGTACAGATACTGTATTTTATTACGTTGAAGGAAGATCCTCGGGAACTTGTCCAAGCGGAGGTGGAGCGACGGAATGTTGCGTTGCAGACGCTCGTTACAACCAGTCCCGTATTCAATTCTGTGAATTACGGCGTATTGCAATTTTTAGGCGGAGAGCGATTCCGCTGGAGCGGATATCAAGTGTTATCCCCGACGATTATTCCTAAGGGGGCAGGGGATTCCGGTTCCGTCGCAATCCGCTATTTCATCAGTGCTAAACTCAAGACCGAATATATGGGGATTCTGTCATTCAAATTCGACGGCAGTGCGGATTGGATTGACTTCTTTTACACGGTATCTAAGCAGGGTGTTAAACTTGAATACGTACAGCCTGAAAATATTACCGACGGTGTTGCTGCCGTGCGTAACCTCAATCCCGTTATCCTCTTTTTCGGGACGGAAGGAACGGAAGACTAA
- a CDS encoding ABC-F family ATP-binding cassette domain-containing protein has protein sequence MPFVQLSNISLAFGDRDILQNITLVLTQGTKAALTGANGSGKSTLMKIIAGVMQADSGSISMEKNTRVAYLPQSGIIHRGKTLAEEADTAFSRGAQLVEQLEAVGKLMSEEADAAKAERLAHDYHALQTELEQSGWYFRQRLADETLRGLGFTSEDFTRLTDEFSGGWQMRIALAKILLSGADIIILDEPTNYLDIEARSWLELWLKKFTGGFLLVSHDRSFLDATVNETYELFNGTLKRYAGTYTNYEKTREVELASLIKAYTQQQLEIAKTEDFIRKFRYKATKAAAVQDRVKRLEKLERIELPEHLKKIHFSFPPAPHSGNIALQAEGITKAYGERLVLKDAELTVTKQERLALAGRNGAGKTTFLRILAGEDSEYTGSVKYGAGIITGYFSQDEAERITGSETIMQLMEREAPTHLIPKLYDMLAAFLFRGDDIHKQLSVLSGGEKSRLALLRLLLKPLNLLILDEPTNHLDLHSKDVLLDALQRFEGTVIFVSHDKFFIQGLATRILELTASATPGTGTRIRNFPGTYDYYLYRIAAEAADSPAEKSGQTAGYVQANRNQGTGSSVVGSLSRKAADSSGGGKTSSAFSGNASGIPSGSQAGMPLGGTGGGALSYEEQKRLRAEKRKREKEEERIFAQLAETENKIRELEAQLANPEVYTDGEKARSILQQIHALQATSAELTEQWEALAQDSGS, from the coding sequence ATGCCGTTTGTCCAGCTTTCAAATATCTCCCTTGCGTTCGGTGATCGCGATATTCTGCAGAATATTACGCTGGTACTGACACAGGGAACAAAGGCGGCGCTTACCGGAGCCAATGGCAGCGGTAAATCCACCTTGATGAAGATTATCGCAGGGGTAATGCAGGCCGATTCCGGTTCCATTTCGATGGAAAAGAACACCCGTGTTGCCTACCTGCCGCAGTCCGGCATTATACACAGGGGTAAAACGCTGGCAGAAGAAGCCGATACCGCCTTTTCCCGCGGAGCGCAGCTGGTAGAACAGCTCGAGGCCGTTGGCAAGCTTATGAGCGAAGAGGCCGATGCGGCAAAGGCGGAGCGACTTGCGCACGATTATCACGCCCTGCAAACCGAGCTTGAGCAATCGGGCTGGTATTTTAGGCAGCGGCTTGCGGATGAAACGCTGCGCGGGCTTGGTTTTACGTCGGAAGATTTTACCCGCCTGACCGATGAGTTTTCGGGCGGATGGCAGATGCGCATTGCACTTGCAAAGATTCTTTTGAGCGGGGCTGACATCATCATTTTGGATGAGCCGACCAACTACCTCGATATCGAAGCGCGCAGCTGGCTTGAACTCTGGCTGAAAAAGTTTACCGGCGGTTTTTTGCTGGTCAGTCACGACCGCTCGTTTTTGGACGCAACGGTTAACGAAACATATGAATTATTCAATGGAACGCTTAAGCGCTATGCAGGAACCTATACCAACTACGAAAAGACGCGGGAGGTAGAGCTTGCCTCTTTGATAAAAGCATACACACAGCAGCAGCTGGAAATTGCAAAAACAGAAGACTTTATCAGGAAGTTCCGCTACAAGGCGACAAAAGCCGCAGCGGTGCAGGATCGGGTAAAGCGGCTCGAAAAACTTGAGCGTATCGAATTGCCCGAACACTTAAAGAAAATTCATTTCAGCTTTCCACCCGCCCCTCATTCGGGAAATATTGCACTGCAAGCCGAAGGAATTACTAAGGCGTATGGGGAGCGGCTCGTGCTGAAAGACGCGGAACTCACCGTTACCAAGCAGGAACGGCTGGCATTGGCGGGACGGAACGGCGCCGGTAAAACCACTTTTTTGCGGATACTGGCGGGTGAAGATTCCGAGTATACCGGCTCCGTAAAGTACGGGGCGGGCATTATCACCGGTTATTTTTCGCAGGATGAGGCCGAGCGGATTACCGGCAGCGAAACTATCATGCAGCTGATGGAGCGGGAAGCGCCGACCCATCTTATTCCGAAACTCTACGATATGCTCGCAGCCTTTTTATTCCGTGGTGACGACATCCATAAACAGCTTTCCGTGCTGTCCGGCGGGGAAAAAAGCAGGCTGGCGCTGCTCCGGCTGTTATTGAAGCCGCTCAACCTCCTTATCTTAGACGAGCCGACCAATCACCTTGACCTTCATTCAAAAGATGTGCTACTTGATGCACTGCAGCGGTTTGAAGGGACGGTTATCTTTGTTTCGCACGATAAGTTCTTTATCCAAGGACTTGCAACCCGCATCCTTGAACTGACAGCTTCGGCAACGCCCGGCACCGGTACCCGTATCAGAAACTTCCCGGGCACCTACGACTATTACCTATACCGGATTGCCGCCGAAGCAGCCGACAGTCCAGCCGAAAAGTCGGGACAAACGGCAGGATATGTACAGGCTAATAGAAACCAAGGTACCGGCAGCTCCGTCGTCGGCAGCCTAAGCAGGAAAGCAGCGGATTCTTCGGGCGGCGGGAAAACAAGCAGTGCTTTCTCAGGGAATGCATCAGGGATACCTTCCGGTTCACAAGCGGGGATGCCGTTAGGCGGCACCGGCGGCGGAGCTCTTTCTTATGAAGAACAAAAAAGGCTGCGGGCGGAAAAGCGAAAGCGCGAAAAAGAGGAAGAACGTATTTTTGCACAACTTGCCGAAACCGAAAACAAAATAAGAGAACTGGAAGCACAGCTCGCAAACCCCGAAGTATATACTGACGGTGAAAAAGCTCGCAGCATTCTGCAGCAGATTCATGCTTTACAAGCAACCTCCGCTGAACTTACAGAACAGTGGGAAGCACTCGCCCAAGATTCAGGCAGTTGA
- a CDS encoding epoxyqueuosine reductase QueH — protein MKQNFQLLMEQTIADIGDSFTAEAPPRLMLHSCCAPCSSSVIKRLAGHFKLTVFYYNPNIDTQLEYRTRADEQIRLIEQYNASKEFPYRIDYAIQDYSHEQFLEIAEGYTDCPEGGERCFRCYRLRLAATVREAAAQGFDFFCTTLSLSPLKSAAKINEIGMELATDKCRWLPSDFKKKDGYLESIRLSKELGLYRQDYCGCEFSRTFENSDTVYGVAAQK, from the coding sequence ATGAAGCAAAATTTTCAATTATTGATGGAACAAACCATCGCGGATATTGGCGATTCCTTTACTGCCGAAGCTCCGCCGCGTCTTATGCTCCATTCATGCTGCGCCCCATGCAGTTCTTCGGTAATAAAGCGGCTGGCAGGGCATTTTAAGCTAACTGTCTTCTATTATAACCCTAACATTGATACCCAACTTGAATACCGTACACGGGCGGACGAACAAATCCGTTTAATCGAACAGTATAATGCATCAAAAGAATTCCCGTACCGAATCGATTACGCGATACAGGACTATAGCCATGAACAATTCCTTGAAATAGCAGAGGGCTATACAGATTGCCCTGAAGGCGGAGAGCGATGCTTTCGTTGCTATCGACTCCGGCTAGCAGCAACGGTACGCGAGGCAGCGGCTCAAGGCTTCGATTTTTTCTGTACGACACTTTCGCTCAGTCCGCTTAAAAGTGCCGCAAAAATCAACGAAATCGGCATGGAACTCGCCACTGATAAGTGCCGATGGCTGCCGAGCGACTTTAAGAAAAAAGACGGATATCTGGAGTCTATTAGGCTTAGTAAGGAATTGGGGTTGTACCGACAAGACTACTGCGGCTGCGAATTTTCCCGCACCTTTGAAAATAGCGACACCGTCTACGGCGTTGCTGCACAAAAATAA
- a CDS encoding DHH family phosphoesterase — protein sequence MKTHRSFLILGHENPDEDCYASTVAGALLLRKFNKHVSIFLESVPSENLKFLTSICKYNKINIYYGTMPPIRSVEVLCIFDTPKPDMVAANGCIYDFLNTPSIPKIEIDHHFDSDAAYSGDPAYSLVLHASSTCEILCRICYKLANHPELRQRYSIEELYSRNLVLTLLTGMLGDAKMGNYISNPHDKEVFDYFSKHLNLMLRISTHSEGRTKKIESMERLLDVMKTTDAETEKIYHAIIDRASYTGCIGKVILSEDESNAFLKSIEYTQFTGMIKEATNAIAEKVEGIGISAYYDSPGKSNKIQCRIRASEAMRGIDLHPILSYFKITDGGGHPGAIAFRLPRESGKLLHSLLADIESFIKQNLLI from the coding sequence ATGAAAACGCACCGGTCCTTTTTGATTCTCGGTCACGAAAACCCTGATGAAGATTGTTATGCTTCGACGGTAGCGGGCGCACTATTGTTGCGCAAATTTAATAAACATGTCAGCATTTTTTTAGAATCCGTACCGTCTGAAAACCTTAAATTCCTCACTTCCATCTGCAAATATAACAAGATCAATATATATTACGGAACAATGCCGCCGATCCGTTCCGTCGAAGTTCTCTGTATTTTTGATACGCCAAAGCCCGATATGGTAGCAGCAAACGGCTGTATCTATGATTTTCTGAATACCCCGTCTATTCCAAAAATTGAAATAGATCATCACTTTGATTCCGATGCTGCATATTCCGGAGATCCCGCCTATTCTTTAGTCCTCCATGCTTCCAGTACCTGCGAAATTTTATGCAGAATATGTTATAAATTGGCCAATCATCCCGAACTACGGCAACGCTACAGCATTGAAGAACTCTATTCGAGAAATTTGGTACTGACGCTGCTGACCGGTATGCTCGGCGATGCAAAAATGGGAAATTATATTTCTAATCCGCATGATAAAGAAGTTTTTGACTATTTTTCCAAGCATTTAAATTTGATGTTGCGGATAAGTACCCATTCGGAGGGACGTACAAAAAAAATCGAGTCGATGGAACGGCTGCTGGATGTGATGAAAACAACCGATGCTGAGACTGAGAAAATCTATCATGCCATTATCGACCGCGCCAGTTATACCGGATGCATCGGGAAGGTCATTTTATCGGAAGATGAGTCGAATGCTTTCCTGAAAAGTATCGAATATACGCAGTTTACCGGTATGATTAAGGAGGCAACCAATGCCATCGCAGAGAAAGTCGAAGGCATAGGAATTTCCGCTTACTACGATTCTCCCGGCAAATCCAATAAAATACAATGCCGTATTAGGGCGAGCGAAGCGATGCGAGGCATCGATTTACACCCGATTCTGAGTTATTTTAAAATTACTGATGGAGGCGGACACCCCGGCGCGATTGCCTTCCGGCTGCCCCGAGAATCCGGTAAGTTGCTCCACTCATTACTCGCAGATATAGAATCATTTATTAAGCAAAACCTATTGATATGA